The DNA region CGATAAGTGTCAATCTTGGATAAGGACGAAACCTACTACGTCCACCATTGATTAGCTGTTGAAGGACATTAATAAGGTATTCTCGATTCTCGCTACACCATTGAGCCCAATCATGTATTTGCTGAACAGCATGATTGAACTCCTGACTGAATTCATCTTTTGATGTAAACATTTCAAGATCTGGTCTTTCAATTTCAACAAGATGAAGGAAATCTCCACCATTAAGAACCACAAGGTATGCGAAATCAACTCTAAAATCTGCGCCTAAAGGGAGTTGAGATATAACCGCACCACTTTCTGGATAATATCCACTTGTTAGTAGAAATGGAAACTTCTCAAGGAATGACTGAATCT from Calditrichota bacterium includes:
- a CDS encoding DUF4263 domain-containing protein, giving the protein MGKINPKITLDDFSILLNKSKKETEIQSFLEKFPFLLTSGYYPESGAVISQLPLGADFRVDFAYLVVLNGGDFLHLVEIERPDLEMFTSKDEFSQEFNHAVQQIHDWAQWCSENREYLINVLQQLINGGRSRFRPYPRLTLIAGRRKQLSNDRRKRRYTAKSNALSRDMNLSTYDDLIDSLGFARYGDISRVNVNVKTHIYSSQGFKPK